In one window of Haloimpatiens sp. FM7315 DNA:
- a CDS encoding MATE family efflux transporter has protein sequence MDKSKQLGTESVGHLLLKFSVPAIIGMIVNALYSIVDRGYIGHMDKVGTDALSGLTSTMPISIGILAFGMLVGIGTSALISIKLGENKKDEAEKILGNAVVLSVLISGIFGITCLLFLDKLLILLGASKETLFYAKSYITIILIGAPLQNIGFGINNSIRAEGNPKMAMLTMLFGAIINIVLDPIFIFVLKMGIEGAAIATVISETFNTIWVLYYFLGKRSSSVLKIKKKNLKLDLEVIKKIFAIGMSPFAMQLASSLVVTMYNRGLYTYGGSLAVAAMGIINSIAMLIFMPMFGINQGVQPIIGYNYGAKKPARVKKALKLAILADTGIGIFGFICIQLFAGFFISLFVKNDPSLVALGARGIRIDLMFLPIIGIQIMGSNYFQAIGQAKIAMVLSLLRQVVFLLPLILILPRFFKLNGLWFSQPCADVISFVLTCTFLYKSVKELK, from the coding sequence ATGGATAAATCAAAACAATTGGGTACAGAAAGCGTAGGTCACCTTCTTTTAAAATTCTCAGTTCCAGCAATTATAGGTATGATAGTAAATGCCCTATACAGCATAGTAGATAGAGGTTACATAGGTCATATGGATAAAGTTGGAACCGATGCTTTATCTGGTCTTACAAGCACTATGCCAATATCCATTGGAATACTTGCTTTTGGTATGCTAGTTGGTATTGGTACCTCTGCTCTTATTTCTATAAAACTTGGTGAAAACAAAAAAGATGAAGCTGAAAAAATCCTTGGAAATGCCGTAGTTTTGTCTGTTTTAATTTCAGGTATTTTCGGCATCACCTGTTTATTATTCTTAGATAAACTTTTAATACTACTTGGTGCCTCAAAAGAAACACTTTTTTACGCAAAATCTTACATAACCATAATATTAATAGGAGCCCCTCTTCAAAACATAGGTTTTGGAATAAACAACAGCATTCGTGCAGAGGGAAATCCTAAAATGGCTATGCTTACTATGTTATTTGGAGCAATTATAAACATAGTATTAGATCCTATTTTTATATTTGTTTTAAAAATGGGTATTGAAGGGGCTGCAATTGCAACTGTAATTTCTGAAACCTTCAACACCATTTGGGTATTATATTATTTCCTAGGGAAAAGAAGTTCTAGTGTACTTAAAATAAAGAAGAAAAATTTAAAATTAGATTTAGAAGTAATTAAGAAAATCTTTGCAATAGGCATGTCACCCTTTGCCATGCAACTAGCCTCTAGCTTAGTTGTAACTATGTACAACAGAGGCCTTTACACCTATGGTGGAAGTTTAGCCGTTGCTGCTATGGGTATTATAAATAGTATCGCCATGCTTATTTTTATGCCTATGTTTGGTATAAATCAAGGAGTTCAGCCAATAATAGGCTACAACTACGGTGCTAAAAAACCAGCTAGAGTAAAAAAAGCTCTAAAGCTTGCTATTTTAGCTGATACTGGTATTGGCATTTTTGGATTCATATGTATCCAGCTATTTGCAGGTTTCTTTATAAGTTTATTTGTTAAAAACGATCCTTCTCTTGTAGCCCTAGGTGCTAGAGGCATAAGAATAGATTTAATGTTTCTTCCTATAATAGGAATACAAATAATGGGCTCAAATTACTTTCAAGCTATAGGTCAGGCTAAAATTGCCATGGTACTTAGCTTACTAAGACAGGTAGTTTTTTTACTACCACTTATACTAATATTGCCAAGATTTTTTAAACTAAATGGTTTATGGTTCTCTCAGCCTTGTGCTGATGTAATTTCCTTTGTACTTACTTGCACTTTCTTGTATAAAAGTGTAAAAGAACTTAAATAA
- a CDS encoding SPFH domain-containing protein, with protein MQGIIFLILLALVLLILLSSIKIVNTGYVFVVERFGQFHRILEPGWHMVIPFADFVRKKISTKQQILDIQPQTVITKDNVNISIDNVIFYKVLNSKDAVYNIEDYKSGIIYSTITNMRNIVGDMSLDEVLSGRDRINNKLLEIVDEITDAYGIKILSVEIKNIIPPAEIQQAMEKQMKAERDKRATILQAEGQRESQIAKAEGEKQSAILKAEADKEANIRRAEGLKESQLLEAEGKASAIRAIAEADAEAVRRVNAAIIESGTDEKVIALKQVEALKEMAKNPANKIILPNNAISTLGNIAAIAETLKNN; from the coding sequence ATGCAAGGTATAATATTTTTAATTTTACTTGCCCTAGTACTATTAATTTTATTGTCATCAATAAAAATAGTAAACACAGGTTATGTTTTCGTAGTTGAAAGGTTTGGACAGTTCCATAGAATACTAGAACCAGGTTGGCATATGGTGATTCCTTTTGCAGATTTTGTAAGAAAGAAAATATCTACTAAACAACAAATACTAGATATACAACCTCAAACAGTTATAACTAAAGATAATGTTAATATTTCTATTGATAACGTAATATTTTATAAAGTTTTAAATTCAAAGGATGCAGTTTATAATATTGAGGATTATAAATCAGGTATAATTTATTCTACTATAACAAATATGAGAAACATAGTTGGTGATATGAGCTTGGATGAAGTTTTATCAGGTAGAGATAGAATCAACAACAAATTATTAGAAATAGTAGATGAAATTACTGATGCTTATGGAATTAAAATACTTTCTGTAGAAATAAAAAATATAATTCCACCAGCTGAAATACAGCAGGCAATGGAAAAGCAAATGAAAGCAGAAAGAGATAAAAGAGCAACTATACTTCAAGCAGAGGGACAAAGAGAAAGCCAGATTGCAAAAGCAGAAGGTGAAAAGCAGTCAGCTATATTAAAAGCTGAGGCAGATAAAGAAGCAAATATAAGACGTGCAGAAGGTTTAAAAGAATCTCAACTTCTTGAGGCAGAAGGTAAAGCTTCAGCTATAAGAGCTATAGCAGAGGCAGATGCTGAGGCAGTTAGAAGAGTAAATGCAGCTATAATTGAGTCTGGAACAGATGAAAAAGTTATTGCTTTAAAGCAGGTTGAAGCACTTAAAGAAATGGCTAAGAACCCAGCAAACAAGATAATACTTCCAAATAATGCAATATCTACTTTGGGAAACATAGCAGCTATAGCTGAAACCTTAAAGAATAACTAA
- a CDS encoding NfeD family protein, translated as MSWFNIILWMVIGIVALIVDIGTSAFLFVWFTVGAVGALLAMCFGAPFYLQGIVFVILSLLSMGTGYPIVKRSLKSSVKRTKTMEENYIGREMVSKEDILNRATIKFDGIYWTVDNEGEEIKKGDKIKIVGISGNKLVVKKID; from the coding sequence ATGAGTTGGTTTAATATTATTTTGTGGATGGTAATTGGAATAGTTGCTTTAATAGTAGACATAGGAACTAGCGCATTTTTATTTGTTTGGTTTACTGTGGGTGCAGTGGGGGCTTTGCTTGCCATGTGTTTTGGAGCACCTTTCTATCTTCAAGGAATAGTTTTTGTTATTTTAAGTTTACTTTCTATGGGTACAGGTTATCCAATAGTAAAAAGAAGCTTAAAATCAAGTGTTAAGAGGACAAAAACTATGGAAGAGAATTACATCGGCAGAGAAATGGTTTCAAAAGAGGATATATTAAATAGAGCAACTATAAAATTTGATGGAATCTACTGGACTGTTGACAATGAAGGTGAGGAGATTAAAAAGGGAGACAAAATTAAAATTGTAGGAATTAGTGGAAACAAATTAGTGGTTAAAAAAATAGATTAA
- a CDS encoding NAD(+) synthase — MNSNFIKISTACPVTKVADVDFNLENIKKCIDNALVQNSKFVVFPELSITSYTCGDLFNQFNLIYKANEAIKDLCTFSENKDILIAVGAPLHTNNCLYNCAYLIFKGRILGIVPKSYIPNYSEFYEKRWFTEGLGIIDELVYLDFQRDIPFGTNLIFTCDIFKFALEICEDLWVTIPPSSYLALLGANIVGNLSASNELVKKSHYRKALVQNQSARCLFAYAYSSSGVHESSTDLVFSGHQLISENGTVLKENKRFQRENEVITSIIDVNRLNSERLKNISFRDSLKLCPFKAKNIEFEFSNTHLGDFDRFIDKHPFVPSNEKERELRCTEIFNIQTSALAKRLVHTSLKKAVVGISGGLDSTLALLVIVKTFKMLNLPLKNIITITMPGFGTTDRTYNNAVNLCKKLGTDFREINIVNACLQHFKDINHPVENHDVTYENVQARERTQILMDIANKEGGLLIGTGDLSEIALGWCTYNGDHMSMYSVNCSIPKTLIRYLVHYVASKEVSKDISEILLDILDTPVSPELLPKDKKGNISQKTEDIVGPYELHDFFLYYFIKQGATKEKILFLAEIAFKNLYDTYTINKWLDKFITRFFMQQFKRSAIPDGPKVGTISLSPRGDFRMPSDASYKSFM, encoded by the coding sequence TTGAACAGTAATTTTATAAAAATATCCACAGCATGTCCTGTTACAAAAGTTGCTGATGTTGATTTTAATTTAGAAAATATAAAAAAATGTATAGATAATGCTTTAGTACAAAATTCAAAATTTGTAGTTTTCCCAGAGCTTTCTATAACCTCCTACACTTGTGGAGATTTGTTTAATCAGTTTAATCTGATTTATAAAGCAAATGAGGCTATAAAAGACTTATGCACTTTTTCCGAAAATAAGGACATATTAATTGCTGTAGGAGCACCACTTCATACAAATAATTGTCTTTATAATTGTGCCTACCTTATATTTAAAGGAAGGATTTTAGGAATAGTTCCTAAAAGTTATATTCCAAATTACTCTGAATTCTATGAAAAAAGGTGGTTTACAGAAGGCCTTGGAATAATAGATGAATTAGTGTATTTAGACTTTCAAAGAGATATACCCTTTGGCACTAACTTGATTTTTACTTGTGACATATTTAAGTTTGCCCTAGAAATATGCGAAGATTTGTGGGTAACAATACCTCCTAGCTCCTATTTAGCTCTTTTAGGAGCAAATATAGTTGGAAATTTATCTGCTTCAAATGAGCTAGTTAAAAAATCCCACTACAGAAAAGCTCTTGTGCAAAACCAAAGTGCTAGATGTCTCTTTGCCTATGCTTATTCTTCAAGTGGAGTTCACGAATCCTCTACGGATTTAGTTTTTAGTGGTCATCAATTGATTTCTGAAAATGGAACAGTTTTAAAAGAAAACAAAAGATTTCAAAGAGAAAATGAAGTTATAACAAGCATAATAGACGTGAATAGGTTGAACTCTGAAAGGCTTAAGAATATAAGTTTTAGAGATAGTTTAAAACTATGCCCTTTTAAAGCTAAAAATATTGAATTTGAGTTTTCAAACACCCACTTAGGGGATTTTGATAGATTTATAGATAAACATCCTTTTGTACCATCTAATGAAAAGGAACGTGAACTTAGATGTACAGAGATATTTAACATACAAACTTCAGCTTTAGCAAAAAGGTTAGTTCACACTAGCCTTAAGAAAGCCGTTGTTGGAATATCTGGAGGTCTTGACTCAACCTTAGCTCTCTTAGTAATTGTTAAAACCTTTAAGATGTTAAACCTACCTCTTAAAAACATAATAACAATTACTATGCCAGGCTTTGGAACTACTGATAGAACTTATAATAACGCAGTGAACTTGTGTAAAAAATTAGGCACTGATTTTAGAGAAATAAATATAGTAAATGCCTGCCTGCAGCATTTTAAAGATATAAATCATCCTGTAGAAAATCACGATGTAACCTATGAAAATGTTCAAGCAAGAGAAAGAACACAAATTCTAATGGATATAGCTAACAAAGAAGGTGGACTTTTAATTGGAACTGGAGATTTATCTGAAATTGCCCTTGGATGGTGTACTTATAATGGAGATCATATGTCCATGTATTCTGTAAACTGTTCAATTCCAAAAACTTTAATTAGATACCTAGTCCACTATGTAGCTTCAAAGGAGGTTTCAAAAGATATATCTGAAATACTTTTAGATATTTTAGATACACCAGTGAGTCCAGAATTACTTCCAAAGGACAAAAAAGGCAATATATCTCAAAAAACAGAAGATATAGTAGGCCCTTATGAGCTTCACGATTTCTTCTTATACTATTTTATAAAACAAGGCGCTACTAAGGAAAAAATATTGTTCTTAGCAGAAATTGCCTTTAAGAATCTATATGATACCTACACCATAAACAAATGGCTAGATAAGTTCATTACAAGATTTTTTATGCAGCAGTTTAAGCGCTCTGCTATTCCTGACGGACCAAAGGTTGGAACTATAAGCCTTTCTCCTAGAGGTGACTTTAGAATGCCTTCTGATGCAAGTTATAAATCTTTTATGTAG
- a CDS encoding ATP-binding cassette domain-containing protein yields the protein MKRYISKLKLIIFIKVLTDSLYVIAIASIPYIIKMLIDYDFSKGSKGVVIFILMYLLAASTGMGFQYISQLYGWKLQRKFNLLIKKDIFNSILNYSYTKFNSKDISTYISILNNDVKVVEQYVSSIVSIVQSAIQVVIYGIYMFALGPIIAIVIILCSLLTLFLPNLTSKTLSKRRLAHLDMLGLYIGKVKDLLEGFKNVNYETKDNILEEHDKTMLETENKLLFYGKFNTFTNVFNGFFMYLLDISAFTTVAILLLKNKISIGTATAALAYIKEFVYPIRYIISDLTNIKSAKSTKDKLLNFINYHEERLDTVTEFKSSIEFSNVTVEFDNFELNNFNYKFEKGKKYAIIGHSGSGKSTIINLLMKYLMPSNGKIIIDGTNIKDIDTTGIIGCVNQFEHVFSSDFLSNVTVYSSYLDNNLKNIIDYCECDKIHHIINKEDCTGLSGGEKQLLALVKMMLINKDIILLDEPFSALDIQNTLLIQDKVYSLKNKTMIVVTHDLSENNLKYFDEVIIMNNGCIKKSTTSNEIIKSKEYANLIKTIE from the coding sequence ATGAAAAGGTATATTTCAAAATTAAAATTAATAATATTTATAAAAGTTTTAACTGATAGTCTATATGTCATTGCTATTGCTTCAATTCCATATATAATTAAAATGTTAATTGATTATGATTTTTCAAAAGGTAGTAAGGGCGTTGTCATATTTATTTTAATGTATTTATTAGCAGCATCAACAGGTATGGGATTTCAATATATAAGTCAATTATATGGATGGAAATTACAAAGGAAATTTAATTTATTAATTAAAAAAGATATCTTTAACTCTATTTTAAATTATAGTTATACAAAATTTAATTCTAAAGACATAAGTACATATATTTCAATTTTAAATAATGATGTTAAAGTAGTTGAACAGTATGTTTCTAGTATTGTTTCTATAGTACAGTCTGCTATACAAGTAGTTATATATGGTATTTATATGTTTGCATTAGGTCCTATAATAGCCATTGTAATTATTTTATGTTCACTTCTAACTTTGTTTTTGCCAAATCTAACAAGTAAAACCCTTTCTAAAAGAAGATTAGCTCATCTTGATATGCTGGGATTGTACATAGGTAAAGTAAAAGATTTATTAGAAGGATTTAAAAATGTAAATTATGAAACAAAAGATAATATTTTAGAAGAACATGATAAGACAATGCTTGAAACTGAAAATAAGCTTTTATTCTATGGTAAATTTAACACTTTTACAAATGTCTTTAATGGATTCTTTATGTATCTACTAGATATATCAGCATTTACTACAGTTGCTATATTATTATTGAAAAACAAAATTTCTATTGGAACTGCTACAGCTGCTTTAGCGTATATTAAAGAGTTTGTTTATCCAATTCGGTATATAATATCAGATTTGACTAACATAAAATCTGCAAAATCAACTAAGGATAAATTACTTAATTTTATAAATTATCATGAAGAAAGATTAGATACTGTAACTGAATTTAAGTCCTCCATAGAATTTTCTAATGTAACAGTAGAATTTGATAACTTTGAACTAAATAATTTTAACTATAAATTTGAAAAGGGAAAGAAATATGCTATTATAGGCCATAGTGGCTCAGGTAAATCAACTATTATTAATCTATTAATGAAGTATTTAATGCCTTCAAATGGAAAAATAATAATAGATGGTACTAATATTAAGGATATTGACACAACAGGAATAATAGGTTGTGTAAATCAATTTGAGCATGTATTTTCGTCAGATTTCTTAAGTAATGTCACAGTATATTCTTCATATCTTGATAATAATTTAAAGAACATCATTGATTACTGTGAATGTGATAAAATTCACCACATTATTAATAAAGAAGATTGTACTGGTTTGAGTGGAGGAGAAAAACAGCTGCTTGCTTTAGTTAAAATGATGCTGATCAACAAAGATATTATACTTCTAGATGAACCATTTTCAGCTTTAGATATTCAAAACACTTTATTAATACAAGATAAAGTCTATAGTTTAAAGAATAAGACAATGATTGTTGTAACTCATGATTTATCAGAGAATAATTTAAAATATTTTGATGAAGTAATTATAATGAACAATGGCTGTATTAAAAAAAGTACTACCTCAAATGAAATTATTAAATCTAAAGAATATGCTAATTTAATAAAAACTATTGAATAA
- a CDS encoding YaaR family protein: MEIKRVGRNNTISSEKSLVKNKKDFSQNFNFARQQRSQSELKKMIDDIKKKGNRLVITKCYRDVRLYKNLIKEYLESVLNHMYKVKKDISFWQTQYFITVDTIDKKLEELTDIILNEQRQNIEIASTVDEITGLVLDLYK; this comes from the coding sequence TTGGAAATTAAAAGGGTAGGTAGAAATAATACCATTTCTTCTGAAAAGTCTCTTGTTAAAAATAAAAAAGATTTTTCTCAAAATTTTAATTTTGCAAGACAGCAAAGATCCCAAAGTGAACTTAAAAAGATGATAGATGATATTAAGAAAAAGGGAAATAGATTAGTTATTACTAAATGTTATAGAGATGTAAGGCTTTATAAAAATTTAATAAAAGAGTATTTGGAGTCTGTATTAAATCATATGTATAAGGTTAAAAAGGATATAAGTTTTTGGCAGACCCAGTATTTTATAACTGTAGATACTATAGATAAGAAGTTAGAGGAGCTTACAGATATTATTTTAAATGAGCAGAGACAGAACATAGAAATTGCAAGTACTGTAGATGAGATTACAGGCCTTGTCTTGGACCTATATAAGTAA
- a CDS encoding chromate transporter, translating to MKKLLTMFLSFLKIGAFTFGGGYAMIPLIEAEVVDKNKWITKEEFMDIIVLSQSFPGALAVNSSTFIGYKMGGILGAVLALLGVALPSFTIIIIIAATFSKFRSLHFVDLVFKGIGAAVPVLVLVAVTSLSKSINKTYANIIIIVLSVFCITILNINPIIVVIFSALYGIIFLRKKVA from the coding sequence ATGAAAAAACTTTTAACTATGTTTTTAAGCTTTTTAAAAATTGGTGCCTTTACCTTTGGCGGTGGGTACGCCATGATTCCCCTTATTGAAGCTGAGGTTGTAGATAAAAATAAATGGATTACAAAAGAAGAATTTATGGATATTATTGTACTATCGCAGTCATTTCCAGGGGCTTTAGCCGTAAATTCTTCGACTTTTATTGGTTATAAAATGGGAGGAATTTTAGGTGCTGTTCTTGCCCTTTTAGGAGTTGCCCTTCCCTCTTTTACCATTATTATAATAATAGCGGCTACCTTTTCTAAATTTAGAAGTCTTCATTTTGTAGACCTAGTATTTAAAGGCATTGGAGCTGCAGTTCCAGTTTTGGTTCTAGTTGCTGTAACTAGCCTATCTAAATCTATAAATAAAACTTACGCAAATATTATTATAATTGTACTATCCGTATTTTGTATTACAATACTAAACATTAATCCAATAATTGTTGTTATTTTTTCTGCTCTCTACGGAATTATATTTCTTAGAAAGAAGGTAGCATAA
- a CDS encoding chromate transporter, translated as MKLLLQIFLSFLKIGAFSFGGGYAMLPLIQKEIVEKHQWINFATFRDIIGISQMTPGPIAINSATFVGFKVSGIKGSIAGTLGVVCFSFVLVSIATHYLLKFKESKIIKAAFLGMRPALIGLIISAFLQLALESYKDILSVIIGIIIAFISFKTKIHPILVIVISGILGIIFYSF; from the coding sequence ATGAAACTTTTACTACAAATATTTTTATCCTTTCTAAAAATAGGAGCTTTTAGTTTCGGGGGAGGATATGCAATGCTTCCTTTAATCCAAAAAGAAATAGTGGAAAAACACCAATGGATAAATTTTGCCACCTTTAGAGATATAATAGGAATTTCTCAGATGACACCAGGTCCTATTGCAATAAATTCTGCAACCTTTGTAGGCTTTAAGGTTTCAGGTATAAAAGGAAGCATAGCAGGAACTCTAGGTGTTGTATGTTTTTCCTTTGTATTAGTATCTATAGCAACTCATTACCTTTTAAAATTTAAAGAATCAAAAATTATAAAAGCTGCATTTTTAGGTATGCGACCTGCCCTTATAGGACTTATTATCTCTGCTTTTTTGCAGTTAGCCTTAGAATCTTACAAAGACATATTGTCAGTTATTATAGGAATTATTATCGCTTTTATATCCTTTAAAACTAAAATTCATCCAATTTTAGTTATAGTTATTTCGGGAATTTTAGGAATAATATTTTATTCTTTTTAG
- a CDS encoding VanW family protein: protein MKKKFTFFICILLVLSVTFLGCNSAEEEKHNQDPNKKEETTKASNVYIEDILINDKSKEETEKILKEKYIDESFKKKITILCKDKSYELTLKDLKVNYNKDKIIKEAYEALENKSESKKLKLTLNYDKTSLDSFVNKLSKETYKKESNARFSIKDSSKIEIIKEQTGLDLDKTKLKNDIISNIISLHNLKENPSIKASIKETSPKITSEKLKSINSKISSFSTTLSGSKERVNNITLGAKHINGTLLMPGENFSFYNSIGLVSKKTGFMEAPAIIDNELKPSVGGGLCQVATTLYNSILRANITYTERSKHSIPPKYVAPGLDTTVFGSELDYKFKNTLKYPIYIEGSVKDNKITFTVFSNSSLNSYKYDYTSSVYAKVPNSTKYIKDSSMPKGKEIIDKPGSTGLKVKVYKITLKGGKQISKKLFYEDYYKPLDKIVKVGV from the coding sequence ATGAAGAAAAAATTTACCTTTTTTATATGTATTTTATTGGTTTTATCAGTTACTTTCTTAGGTTGTAATAGTGCTGAAGAAGAAAAACACAACCAAGATCCAAACAAGAAAGAAGAAACTACAAAAGCCAGTAATGTATATATAGAAGATATTCTTATTAACGACAAATCTAAAGAGGAAACGGAAAAGATCTTAAAAGAGAAATATATTGATGAGTCCTTTAAAAAGAAAATCACTATTTTATGTAAGGATAAATCCTATGAGCTTACTTTAAAAGATTTAAAGGTGAACTACAACAAAGATAAAATAATAAAAGAAGCCTATGAGGCTTTAGAAAACAAAAGTGAGTCAAAAAAATTAAAACTTACCTTAAACTACGATAAAACCTCCTTAGATAGTTTTGTAAATAAACTCTCTAAAGAAACTTATAAAAAAGAAAGTAATGCCCGTTTTTCCATAAAAGACTCTTCAAAAATCGAAATTATTAAAGAACAAACTGGGCTAGATTTAGATAAAACTAAGTTAAAAAACGACATTATATCCAACATAATTAGCCTTCATAACTTAAAAGAAAATCCAAGTATAAAAGCCTCTATAAAAGAAACTAGCCCTAAGATTACCTCTGAAAAACTAAAAAGCATAAATTCAAAAATATCTAGCTTTTCTACCACACTTTCAGGGTCAAAAGAAAGAGTAAACAACATAACCTTAGGTGCTAAACATATAAACGGCACTTTGCTTATGCCAGGAGAGAATTTTAGCTTTTATAATTCCATTGGCTTAGTTTCTAAAAAAACAGGATTTATGGAAGCCCCTGCTATTATAGATAATGAATTAAAGCCAAGTGTAGGCGGAGGCCTATGTCAAGTAGCTACTACTTTATATAACTCTATTTTAAGAGCAAATATTACCTATACCGAAAGGTCTAAGCACTCAATTCCACCAAAATACGTAGCTCCAGGTCTAGATACAACAGTATTTGGAAGTGAATTAGACTATAAATTTAAAAACACACTTAAGTACCCTATTTATATAGAGGGATCTGTAAAAGATAATAAAATAACTTTTACGGTATTTTCAAATTCAAGTCTTAATAGCTATAAATACGATTATACATCTAGTGTTTACGCTAAAGTTCCTAACTCCACAAAATATATAAAAGACTCTTCTATGCCTAAAGGCAAAGAAATTATAGACAAACCTGGAAGCACAGGTTTAAAAGTTAAGGTTTATAAAATAACCTTAAAAGGTGGAAAACAAATCTCTAAAAAGCTTTTTTATGAAGACTACTACAAGCCCTTAGATAAAATTGTAAAAGTCGGTGTATAA